The nucleotide sequence CTGTGattttttatattcatattgaaatttgtatttcagtttATGAGCATTGAAAATATCCAATTAGAGTTACTGAAATGTTATACATGTCTGAATTATAAAATGTGTTACTGTAACCATATTTGACTTCAGAAAATGTGATAAGAAACATACGACGGATTACAAGGAAACGTGTAAAGCCAAAATGACACGGACAAATAGTTTTCGTACCCAAACAAGTGATAATTGTAAATTAACAACGactaatttgtttttgttttctatatttCGATGTCACTTTCTTAACTCATCGCTACTGTCTGAACCAATGACAGGGAGTTCTTTGGTTGCAATACTCATTACTTGTTTGTTCCTTTACTCTACAGACGAGGCGTTCTTCAAATCAGTGACGGTATACATAATGCAGGAGTAGTACGGTGGGAACTAGCTCTGTGTTTACTTCTTGCCTGGCTTCTGACCTACTTTTGTATTTGGAGGGGTGTTAAACAAACTGGGAAGGTATGATAGACCTGTATTTCTTTTTTGCTTCCACACCAGTGCGTTGTGCTTGTTATGCACCAgattatttgtgtatgtgagtgATAGTGTGTCTGGACAGGGAtaagagtgagtgagtgagtgagtgagtgagtgagtgagtgagtgagtgagtgagtgagtgagtgagtgagcgagcgagcgagcgagtgagcgagtgagggagggagggggaatgactgagtgagtgagtgagttagtgagtgagtgagtatgACAggtagaaaaaaaacacaagtaGAAGGGTTAAAATGAGAAGGAGGGGTACAGATCACGAACAATGTCAGGCCTATAATTATGCATAATGAATAATGCACCCTCATACTTACATAAACCGTCTCTTGCAGGTGGTATATTTCACAGCAACATTTCCATACGTTGTGTTATGTGTTCTTCTAATTCGTGGAGCAACTTTACCAGGTTCATTAAATGGAgttctgttttatataacacCACAATGGCATAGACTACTGCAACCACAGGTATATACGGTTTATTTCACTTTCACTCAGATAAGCTCAATTGAAGCAATATATtgttgaagtggccatatggatgacaattaGTTATTTATCTGGCAGTTTTAATTAGTAAAACAAATCTACTACACTTGTCTACTTGGAAGtacaatgtgaaagaacatatatcaagtccttgtttgtaacacagTTAAACACAcattttaggggggggggttgcagttttttgagttataaacatggacttgatgtagttttttttttttaattttacatttcgAAGTAGAAAAGTATAGTAAAGGTTTTTTATAGTTAAGAATTCAACAATACATATCATGTGACCCTGTTGCATGGGTATTTATTACTTGCAGTAgaaaaatacataacaatattatatattatttggtCAATGACACTCCACGAGCTTAGGATAAGCGATCCAAAGGACGAAATGCCAATAGAACGTTTATGAATTAGTATTGTGGACGTAATGCCAAAAATCACATGAAGTGATATAGTTTTACTAAGTATATATTCGTTCCTGTTTAAGGTATGTTGTGAAAAACTGGGCATTTGCATTATGTCgatcatttgtatttgtaaaaccAAATTAGTGGAAATTTGAGGTTTTCACTTGACTGTCATTGTTCTTTCGAGTGACCAACAATACTACCCCTCCATTCAAAAGTGACACTAACTTGTTGTCTACAGTTTGCTGGTTCTAAACTCCTACACACCTATCCTAAACCGGCGATGGGTACTATTTTTTCTGTTACTGTAACAATAAGCTTTCCTTAAAAGAAACAcgtgttttgttattttctccATGTACTGATTTACCTCGCATATTTCACGGGGTGCAACATATGAAGTGTTCATGAACCCTTTTCTTTCGCTAGGTATGGATTGACGCAGGAAGTCAGATATTCTTCTCTTTTGGACTTGGTCTTGGATCGTTGGTAGCTCTTGGCAGTTATAATGACTACCACAACAACTGCTACAGGTAAATGTACTCGCGTCATATTCATGTATTCACTCTTCATATTCTTCGTTTTACAGCGATGCAATCTAGAAACCATTTTACGCAATCACATTTAAATGAGTTTTTCTGCAATAACCTGTGTTGAATACACGAATGGTTTGTCTGTGTTTCGATGTTGATGATAGCTAAACTGGTGTATGCTTGGTGTTTCAATCATGGGacatttaattaaataattgtgTTTAACACAGTGGCCGGGTAGACATATTttaactctagactaacaatagcACAGACACAACCCTACAGACCCTACACATATGTAGGGTCTATATGAATTACACACAGCAGGGTCCCTTGCCTAATCACactgaacagtgataagcattgctattctttcacagtgcagtgaaAAAGGGGCTTCTAAAGCAAACTGCCAATTTCAAACACACGGACTTGATGACTTTTATGGCTGCAAATGTTCACGTGTTCAAAtgttttctaactgataatcaacatttcaacaacctacatccccactgtgtgcgGCACCTACATTGTATGAAAGTGTTTCTTTTGCATTGGAAGTTGTCTATCTAAGGGTGTGTATTACATGCCAtattacatgagtgaaacaccaagccaacttCATTTAAGCTGTAATGTTGATGACATTATATTTCTGTTTGTTGATGTGTTAATTATCTCGCATCTTTTAAAAAGTATCCCTCGATTACtgcttaaaggccagggtttctaTCCCAGGTTCGATTTCACCTTATTATTACTGATAAACTAGTCCTCTAAAGGGACGATCgtacaatgtcgcacaagctaaACAAACGAACATACATGCAGTTCGTTTAGGTCAACCccccaaacccccccccccccttcccctcATCCCCTTAAACGAACGTTCGTAAGTACGACATTAAACCGTTATAATATGATgcaaactatgatgaaaactgtggtcacaccactatgatcgatgtaatgtGAAAACGTGATTGTCAACACACTAAAATACTatcagaaacccagcactgtatctttATTACATTGGAACTAGTGATTTTTTATAAACTTATCAACATATCAGTAGTGAATACCAAAAGCTGTTAGCATTGAAGGAGTGAACGTTTTTTCGtgaaaatttggttagaagtgcgaaaatgaattTCAGCAATTTCATTGACGACAGacctcccctccctcccccccccccccacggacgaagtttgcttattgagcttTGTGACACACAGTGTGCGATCGTCCCCAAAGGCTTTACACACGTGTCGTGTGTATTTACATtcttgatattttaacaattttcagtgactatattgtacatgtgtgaTTAAAAAAACCAATACTCTAGTTACATCTAGTGTAGTTTTAGTTTAAGATTGTGTCCGTTAATTCTCAGCTGACATATTAATCACAGTTATATTTTCAATTCACACGTACTAGCAGATATTCCGTACACGCTCAGCCACGTACATCATCGTATGTAGTTTCTGACAAATAAATGGCAGTGACTTAtttaattaatgaatgaatcaattaattaattgtgaTTAGTCATGGTTCAAATTCTTGGGATACTGATTTAGTGGAAGATTATTTGACACTcgtaaaaaataataaattaataacgtatgtctgtctgtctgtctgtctgtgtatgtcacGGTAAATTAAATGTTCATTAACATGTACATCTACTCCTCTGACGGAATTTCGTCATGGTTCGATTCCATCAATTCCCGTGGCATGGAAACATACTACCTGCAGGCCAAGTCCGAAATAGCACAGAGACTTTAGGTACACGGCTTCAAAATCTCGTTCTCCAGAACGGCCTGAGTATGCTGTGTCAGATGGAGTTCGGCTACGTTCAGACCGAGAATTGAcgatatttgtatatatttacgTATTGAACAGAGATGCTGTTATCGTTGGATGTgtgaacagcgccaccagtCTGTTCGCTGGGTTTGTGATTTTCTGTATTATCGGCTTCATGGCGGCAGACCAGGGAAAAAATGTCGAAGATGTCGTTGATCAAGGTAAgtctggatttttaattttttaatatatCGATTCATTTGTATCATCACGCACGTCGTAAAAGCAGAGGCCAAGAAATAAAGGTTTGAAGTAGATCAATGAattgcaacccccccccccccaaaaaaaaaaaaaaaaaaaaaaaaaaaaaatccgcaaAATCAATCCGGCAATTATTCAAAGAAAGTATAAGTACTAGCACAATGCGCGCACACATGGATCCGGATATCGAAAGAATGGATATTAAAGTTTCGCTTGTGTGGATGCTGGAGCAGTCTATTTGCAATCAAAGAGACcttaataaaattgtatttcttACCAATAAGGCAATATTGTCGAGACCTCTTTGACTGTACACAGTCTAATGGTGGAGGGGCAATAAGTGAACGAAGGTAACACATTATTAGACAAATAAAAGTTGTTACATCCAATGTATATCGAACAAAAGCAGTCCCCTTTCCAATTGGATCTAAATTTATCACTGTGGGTTTTGCTATCACcaatttgtgttatttgttgAAAACGTGTATAACTACAGCCTTAACCATTACTGCGTGCTAAACACGATAAAGTTATGAACACTTCGTTGACAGTCGTCTGAACGCAGTATCTGCAATGGATGTAATAATCGTTACGACCGGATATGGGGTTTGCGGAACGAGGTTGTACGGCGGAAGGGTCCGACTTTAGGAGGGCCCGTAAGCAGTACTACCGAGGTCCGCAAAACtcataaaggttttatcatataccccgTGTAGTGGCACATAAACGTCATTTGAATcaaataatcacataaattgacACTTAAATATTATTTCATACGCATAAACGtcaaaatagtgaagaaattaacaaagccaaatcactgagcGAACGGATATCAATGAGCGCGCCccttaccatatttgggcaaagtgtgccggTGGTCGTGAAACGGAAAATGATATTGCTCGGGTTCCATGCAtgtgctctccattgaattgcattggaatcgatactgggtatatgataaactaATTTATCACTCTCTCATTATTTCTGTTCCAGGACCTGGATTAGCTTTCATGGCATATCCATCAGCTGTTGTTCAATTACCTATTTCTCCATTCTGGTCGATACTCTTCTTTTCAATGTTACTGATGCTGGGACTAGATAGTCAGGTGTGTTacaatgaaaaatcattttaacTCGTCTAGCTTGACAAAATTCGGACCAACTTTCCTAAAATCTGTTGTCTGTAGCTCGACAGAAATTAATGTTACaaattttgtcacattttataaaaattgccaaatcgttcatctggctcaacaaaaatcttcgGAGCATCCGTCTGACAGTGTgtcaataaatattatttttttttacagctgatttcaaaataccattcaacagctctgtttgatacaaccaagtAGAAAttaataagaaactgtacatgctacgcTTTAAAAGATCACaatttattgcaatattttgtcTAATTTAAAGGAAATAAATCATTGAAATCAACATACCGGAACTAGACGAAGACACGTGGACGCCAATGCTTTGAtgtttgcatttgatgtctgcatggtggtacatcattttatttcatttagacaaaatattgcaaaaactACATTCAATCAGTCTCGCTATGTAACAGTGTAGCATGTGTAATTCTTAGTAGTTTCTGTGTGATTATATCAAACGGAGCCGCTGAGCGGTATTTTCAAATCCGCTGTAATAAGTTAACATtgtcattgctacatttcatcagCTGGCTAGCTGGACAAAGGTCTGACTAGTAACATTGctaaatttattattttgtctGCATGAGACACCATTATattaattgttattgttacacTATGAATCATTTGTTGGTGATCTACTTCCATAACGATATTGCCACGTGCCTCGGAAGAGACAATAGTCCATTGTAGTACAACCTTGACGATGCTGACGAGACGTCatggaattttgttttgactctgtgagcaGAAACTTTTATTACTacctatgaacccagagtccatgaacattcattctcatataagatttttttttatcctacattgaactattgatctagCCCCTAagtataaagttatatattttttttaagttcGACGTATACAAGGTATGTAATAGATCAAGTATAACCATATTACTCGTTTTATATTATGGCATAGCTTTTGGCAAAAACAGTTGGGGAAAGGTTGACTTGACAACATACTGAATTTTAAACTTAAAAGATCTCCGTTCAATTTACAACGTGCATCGAGTCTGTATAAACCCGTGTCATGGTTCTGGCGACGGCAATCTTAATCCACATGTTTTGCGAAAATCACAAATTTTAATTTAGAGGATTGTTTTTTTGAAATAAGATTCACAGGGTTGCTTAATTACACACTCACATGACTTTACATTTAATCTTTATTCCTTCAAATTAACATGGTAGATAAGATTATCTCGATAGAATACAAACTATGAGCAGTTTTAAATCGAAAATTGCCTGGATAAAGGTTACGGTAAAGGGATCTGTGTTTTTTCCACCTCATTTCGTATATAGCTGCTCGATTCAACTTTCAAGTCACATTCTACCTCggattatttttttctgatagCCCGGATCTCTGTAAATTGCGATGAAAAATCATTGGAATTCCGAGACTTTCGTTTGGATTGTAATCTTGAAAATTTTCTCTAATCACTGCATAAATGTTCTCATGATCAAATGATAAGTCGTTCAAAGGTAATTTGTCAGCATTCTACTACGTGGCATACGTAATTACGCATCATATTGTGAAACCTCTGtggttttttgtttttgcaaTATTAATACCATCATATAGCCCTGTTTTATCTCTATCTTTGAGCTGCAGGGCTGCTTCTTTGGAAGTAGTATTACAACATTGTTGACTACGTGTACAGTTCAGGCGTTTTATTGTCCGTTCGCGTTCTTGTATCAAAATTACACGTATTCGAAAACTTTttacatcaacaaaataaacagtCGGATCTATACCATCGCTGTATCCATGTACGCTACGTAGTACATATACTCAGCGAGTGGCGATCCTGGAATGGAAGAATTTTGTGACCATTTTACTGTAAACACAGTTGTTCGAAGTGCAAGTGGTTGTACTATCGTTTCTAAATCCATTCATTTATGATCATCTCATGCAGGTCTGGAAGTTTCTGGTACTTACACGCTTTTATTTCCGAGATGTGTATTTATGAGGAAGTTAATTAAACACAGTTTTCATTGGTTGTTAAACATTATAACGATATCTGGCCATCATAAGGGCGATGTTTTCTTAATAACACGGTTGGCAATTGGCAATATTTTCTTACAATCTTATCACTAGCCTGGTCACtgcgctgttgagatacatcgttagatGGTCGTGCCTTGTAGCCCTCGTGTTGATGCGAGAACTAAGAGGCACGATCGATCGCTTGATTGCAGTGAACCCTCACCTCCGTCCATCAACCGAGGATTACATAATCCTCGCTAATTTAATACACTCACCGTACATATTCGattttgaaagttttcaaaatgttcaaataaatataatacGCCGGAAGTCTTGATGAggaaatatatattcagtgtcttTCTTTTTTTCGTTTTACTTATTTTCCCTGCAGTTTTGCACAATGGAAGGGTTTATCACAGCCTTGGTTGATGAATATCCTAAAACTCTTCGAAAGCATCGTGCTCTGTTTATAGCGTGCTGTGCTTTGATCTCGTATCTCCTTGGACTGACGTGTATTACAGAGGTGAGTGAACTATATAACATCTCCTCAGATTAACGTGTATCATTTGTGGTGGATGAGTTTTACACGGATCAATGCTTGTGTAACAGTTCTTTTTAGAGTAGGTGGGGGATTACTCGCGATCATCAAATGCCATTTGTATAACTTACTGCGACATCATGTTTGTGTCGATGATAGCGTCATTTTAAGCCATATGAGGGGGATACATTAGACGACGTGTAGAGAACTTAATGGATTAATGGTGCTtgtctttatttaaaaagtacatTACGAATGAAAAACGTCATGTTTTCCCGCTTAACATCAATTAAACAGTCACCACTAAACGTGACGGCTACtatcaaacaaacacacacaacgtatcaatttttattttaacatgtgtCTCGCAGTATTCCGAATTgattcattctcgcaaaccagagctgttatttatTCTGCGACACTGAGAACCCTTTAGCtatgcgtcttggacggtgccgtaaaataggccgtggtttacgacgatggaaTTGATTGCGTATAACGTGCATGTACTTATCAGTAATTATTGCAGACAAAAGcggggtggagggggggggggggtgtattttCAGGGTAAGTTTTTCCTTGGAAATAGTGGGCAGTTATCTTGCATGGATGTTCATTAAAATGTCACTCTAAGTTGTTTAAAAGGAGACATCGGCAAAAACGGTTTCAAAGTTTGCTTCAAATATTTGGTAGTATAGTGCTTTCTGAAAGATTGGAAGATTCGATTCGTCGTTGGCGGCGCTCTTGTTCGTAACCATTTAGTTGAGACTCGGAAATTAAAGGATTTTACACAGATATTAgttatagaccctccaccaacaggaTTGGTGGAGGGTTTATGGTTTAGTAGTACTTCTGCCAGTGAAATAGATGGTAAAGTTGCCACATTATCACTCATTCTTACTTCTTTTTATCTTGTTAGGGTGGGATGTATATCTTTCAGTTGATGGACTATTACTCTGCCAGTGGAATCAGTTTAatgtttttagtattttttcaaacaattgcgATCTCTTGGGTGTTTGGAGTCAATCGTTTGTACGACGCTATCGAAGACATGATTGGTTTTCGGCCAAATCGTTGGTGGATGCTGTGTTGGACCATAGCAACGCCTGCTATCGTCATGGTAACTATAACTGTTTCTGTTGCTTTAAAGACTTAGGTTAGAAAAAGAGAGTTAATTGAAGCGAAATGGTCCGTAACTATTCAAACAAGTTGTAATACAGGAACAAGTTTTCTTCttctaataaatatgtaaagttACCAGTGCATTGAAAAAGACAAAGATTTTAAAATGGAGATGTTGGCTTAAGCCTTCAATCATAGACACGTAacacttgtctgtggttcaatGCACCGATATGAAATTGCCAAATTTGGTAATCCTTTGCTTTTTGATACTGCATGCTTTGTTGAACCCACGGTGCCTTTACACATTATACGTATATACATCTGAGTCGATATGACTACCGAATTATTCTACACACACACGTGTATTTCTCAATTGTCCAAGACACGCAATAAATCCATATTTCTGgtgaaaattaaaacattggTGACGAATACTCATAAAAATGACTTTTGGATTGGTCGGAATGAACAAATGACGTATTCTCTCTTTTCGTTTAACCCAATGACAGGCCGTCTTCTTATTCAGCTTCGTTAAGTATAAACGAATCACATACGGCGAAGACTACTTGTATCCTACATGGGGTGAAATACTTGGTTGGTTATTAGCACTGGCCTCGATGGTTTGGATTCCAGCCTATGCTGTATATAAAATAGCAATCACACCAGGAACTTTAATGGAGGTTGGTCTTCGTCATCTTAATAATTTAGATATTCAATTTCGATTTAAGGGAGGTGTAGTATTCTATTAAAATAATTAAGACCCTTGACATGGTGGAAACAGAACCCGGTAATACCATGCTGGTAATGTATTCGCCATTTTGTATGTAAGCGTAAATGAACCACGTGATGCATTATTTAACTTACCACCATTACCACTTGCGAAAGTTTTGTATTTGATCATGTACACTTTTTGCAGTACTCTCTAAAGTAGATGAAATGATACCCCAATCGCCAAGTATTTATTTTAAGGGACGTTCATGCAAATTTTACTTTCCgatttatacaagtacatacatcaaGAACATTACGCCCTCTCGTGTCTCATTTCACATTCAACCCTGAAAATATCTTGGTGCCGTTTCGTTTGCGCAGTTGAAGCACCATAAACCATGCCATCACTCTCATTCATGTCTCCATGATGTGCTGGTATCAAATAACATTCTAGATAttttaaatacaattttaaattttagatattaaattaaattaaaaataaaacaagcgacctatcggtcagaatagctccgctgttttttttttatttaattttttattttggtgacatgtagaagtggttcaggtcttcagctcttcgagtcactatgcagttttgttttagcgatgcaataaagtggttagtggtttcatatgatgtctcactataaaacacattttacacagaagttggtaatgtattgtacttttataccatagtcaccattttataacaaaaatctactgttatgaaaaattgcacaaaatctcagaaaaaaatgactgggaaatgcacacaagaaaaagaaaaaaaga is from Glandiceps talaboti chromosome 1, keGlaTala1.1, whole genome shotgun sequence and encodes:
- the LOC144435314 gene encoding sodium- and chloride-dependent GABA transporter 1-like — encoded protein: MHSPEMNKSDADEGQNFQTNCTNSELGKEVQSQNDIAADNSPAPAEENNGNADEVEERDSWTGKMDFVLSCIGFAVGLGNVWRFPYLCYKNGGGAFLIPYLTFWAFAGVPLFFMEVSLGQFLNIGGLGIWKICPVFKGVGYAAVVISGLLDIYYIVIIAWTLYYLFASFTNKLPWESCGNSWNTEYCDVTDVFINESLKVSPVEEYWKRGVLQISDGIHNAGVVRWELALCLLLAWLLTYFCIWRGVKQTGKVVYFTATFPYVVLCVLLIRGATLPGSLNGVLFYITPQWHRLLQPQVWIDAGSQIFFSFGLGLGSLVALGSYNDYHNNCYRDAVIVGCVNSATSLFAGFVIFCIIGFMAADQGKNVEDVVDQGPGLAFMAYPSAVVQLPISPFWSILFFSMLLMLGLDSQFCTMEGFITALVDEYPKTLRKHRALFIACCALISYLLGLTCITEGGMYIFQLMDYYSASGISLMFLVFFQTIAISWVFGVNRLYDAIEDMIGFRPNRWWMLCWTIATPAIVMAVFLFSFVKYKRITYGEDYLYPTWGEILGWLLALASMVWIPAYAVYKIAITPGTLMERLRIVTTPEIPIVFRRRDSSGCLVPMTTVTVMSNSTSCNNPPSYSTVMQCDNNGVKL